From the Streptomyces nigrescens genome, one window contains:
- the rpoZ gene encoding DNA-directed RNA polymerase subunit omega — protein MSSSITAPEGIINPPIDELLEATDSKYSLVIYAAKRARQINAYYSQLGEGLLEYVGPLVDTHVHEKPLSIALREINAGLLTSEAIEGPAQ, from the coding sequence GTGTCCTCTTCCATCACTGCACCCGAGGGCATCATCAACCCGCCCATTGATGAGCTTCTCGAGGCCACCGATTCGAAGTACAGCCTTGTGATCTACGCCGCCAAGCGCGCGCGCCAGATCAACGCGTACTACTCGCAGCTCGGCGAGGGCCTGCTGGAGTACGTCGGCCCCCTCGTGGACACGCACGTCCACGAGAAGCCCCTGTCGATCGCGCTCCGCGAGATCAACGCGGGCCTGCTGACCTCCGAGGCCATCGAGGGCCCCGCCCAGTAA
- the pyrF gene encoding orotidine-5'-phosphate decarboxylase, translated as MTLPFGTRLRQAMDERGPLCVGIDPHASLLADWGLNDDVAGLARFTRTVVEALGETVAVFKPQSAFFERFGSRGLAVLETAVVEARERGALVLMDAKRGDIGSTMAAYAETFLRKDSPLFSDALTVSPYLGYGSLRPAVDLARESGAGLFVLALTSNPEGAEVQRAVREDGRTLAATMLGHLAAENAGAEPLGSFGAVVGATLGDLSSFDLAINGPLLAPGIGAQGATPADLPKVFGDAVRNVVPSVSRGVLRHGPDAAALRAAADRFADEVRTALG; from the coding sequence ATGACCCTGCCCTTCGGTACGCGCCTTCGGCAGGCCATGGACGAGCGCGGCCCGCTCTGCGTCGGGATCGACCCGCACGCCTCGCTGCTGGCCGACTGGGGCCTGAACGACGATGTCGCGGGCCTGGCGCGGTTCACGCGCACGGTCGTGGAGGCCCTCGGCGAGACGGTCGCCGTTTTCAAGCCGCAGTCCGCGTTCTTCGAGCGCTTCGGCTCGCGCGGTCTGGCCGTCCTGGAGACCGCCGTCGTCGAGGCGCGCGAGCGCGGTGCCCTGGTCCTGATGGACGCCAAGCGCGGCGACATCGGTTCCACCATGGCCGCCTACGCCGAGACCTTCCTGCGCAAGGACTCACCGCTGTTCTCGGACGCCCTGACGGTCTCCCCGTACCTCGGCTACGGCTCGCTCCGGCCGGCCGTCGACCTGGCCCGCGAGAGCGGCGCCGGACTCTTCGTCCTCGCCCTCACCTCCAACCCGGAGGGTGCGGAGGTCCAGCGGGCGGTGCGCGAGGACGGCAGGACCCTCGCGGCGACGATGCTCGGCCATCTTGCCGCCGAGAACGCCGGTGCCGAGCCGCTGGGCTCCTTCGGCGCGGTCGTCGGCGCCACGCTCGGCGATCTCTCCTCGTTCGATCTGGCGATCAACGGCCCGCTGCTCGCCCCCGGCATCGGCGCGCAGGGCGCCACCCCCGCCGACCTGCCGAAGGTGTTCGGGGACGCCGTACGCAATGTCGTCCCGAGCGTCAGCCGGGGTGTCCTTCGGCACGGTCCGGACGCCGCCGCACTGCGCGCCGCGGCGGACCGATTCGCCGACGAAGTGCGCACCGCGCTCGGCTGA
- a CDS encoding quinone-dependent dihydroorotate dehydrogenase, whose product MYRLFFQLIFKRMDPEKAHHLAFRWIQLAVRLPVLRTFLAAALAPRYKELRTEALGRRMHGPFGLAAGFDKNAVAVDGMTMLGFDHVEIGTVTAEPQPGNPKKRLFRLVPDRALINRMGFNNEGSASVAARLAARNPVFPATVGVNIGKTKVVPEAEATADYVTSTERLARHADYLVVNVSSPNTPGLRNLQAVEHLRPLLTAVREAADRTVTDRRVPLLVKIAPDLADADVDAVADLAVELGLDGIIATNTTIARDGLGLTSDPKLIAETGGLSGAPVKERSLEVLRRLYARVGDKITLIGVGGIENAEDAWQRILAGATLVQGYSAFIYQGPFWCRAIHKGLAARLRNSPYATLADAVGAEHKKVTA is encoded by the coding sequence ATGTACCGCCTCTTCTTCCAACTGATCTTCAAGCGTATGGACCCCGAGAAGGCCCACCACCTGGCCTTCCGCTGGATCCAGCTGGCCGTGCGCCTCCCCGTGCTGCGCACCTTCCTCGCGGCCGCCCTCGCGCCCCGCTACAAGGAGCTGCGCACCGAGGCCCTGGGCCGCCGGATGCACGGCCCCTTCGGCCTGGCCGCCGGCTTCGACAAGAACGCCGTCGCCGTCGACGGGATGACCATGCTCGGCTTTGACCACGTCGAGATCGGCACGGTCACCGCCGAGCCGCAGCCCGGCAACCCCAAGAAGCGCCTCTTCCGGCTCGTACCGGACCGCGCGCTGATCAACCGGATGGGGTTCAACAACGAGGGCTCCGCGTCCGTGGCGGCCCGTCTGGCGGCCCGTAACCCGGTCTTCCCGGCCACCGTCGGCGTCAACATCGGCAAGACCAAGGTCGTCCCGGAGGCTGAGGCGACCGCCGACTACGTCACCTCCACCGAGCGGCTCGCCCGGCACGCCGACTACCTGGTCGTCAATGTCTCCTCCCCGAACACCCCCGGGCTGCGCAACCTCCAGGCCGTCGAGCATCTGCGCCCGCTGCTGACCGCGGTCCGCGAGGCCGCCGACCGTACGGTCACCGACCGCCGGGTCCCGCTGCTGGTCAAGATCGCCCCGGACCTCGCCGACGCGGACGTGGACGCGGTCGCCGACCTCGCCGTCGAGCTCGGCCTGGACGGGATCATCGCCACCAACACCACCATCGCCCGCGACGGGCTCGGGCTGACCTCCGACCCGAAGCTGATCGCCGAGACCGGCGGACTGTCCGGCGCGCCCGTCAAGGAGCGCTCCCTGGAGGTCCTGCGCCGCCTCTACGCCCGTGTCGGCGACAAGATCACCCTCATCGGGGTCGGCGGCATCGAGAACGCCGAGGACGCCTGGCAGCGCATCCTCGCCGGCGCCACCCTCGTCCAGGGCTACAGCGCCTTCATCTACCAGGGCCCGTTCTGGTGCCGTGCGATCCACAAGGGGCTGGCCGCCCGTCTGCGCAACAGCCCCTACGCCACCCTCGCCGACGCCGTCGGCGCCGAGCACAAGAAGGTGACCGCATGA
- the coaBC gene encoding bifunctional phosphopantothenoylcysteine decarboxylase/phosphopantothenate--cysteine ligase CoaBC, translating into MDKRERERPRVVLGVSGGIAAYKACELLRRLTESGHDVRVVPTASALHFVGEATWSALSGNPAGTEVWESVHEVPHVRIGQAADLVVVAPATADLLAKAAHGLADDLLTNTLLTARCPVIFAPAMHTEMWENPATQENVATLRRRGALVIEPAVGRLTGVDTGKGRFPDPVEIFEFCRRVLARGARATEQDLAGRHVVISAGGTREPLDPVRYLGNRSSGKQGYALARTAVARGARVTLVAGNTELPDPAGVDVIHIGTARQLREAVLKAAAEADAVVMAAAVADFRPAVYATGKIKKVEGQEPEPIALVRNPDILAELSAERAHPGQLVVGFAAETDEVLANGRAKLARKGCDLLVVNEVGEHKAFGSAENEAVILATDGTETPVPYGPKETLADTVWDLVAPRLAETRR; encoded by the coding sequence ATGGACAAGCGGGAGCGGGAGCGGCCCAGGGTCGTCCTGGGGGTCAGCGGCGGGATCGCCGCGTACAAGGCGTGCGAGCTGCTGCGGCGGCTGACCGAGTCCGGGCACGACGTACGGGTGGTGCCGACCGCTTCGGCGCTGCACTTCGTCGGGGAGGCCACCTGGTCGGCGCTGTCCGGCAACCCGGCAGGCACCGAGGTCTGGGAGTCCGTCCACGAGGTCCCGCACGTCCGTATCGGCCAGGCCGCCGATCTCGTCGTGGTCGCCCCCGCCACCGCCGACCTGCTGGCCAAGGCCGCCCACGGCCTCGCCGACGATCTGCTGACCAACACCCTGCTCACCGCGCGCTGTCCGGTGATCTTCGCGCCCGCGATGCACACCGAGATGTGGGAGAACCCCGCCACCCAGGAGAACGTCGCCACGCTGCGCCGCCGTGGCGCGCTGGTCATCGAGCCCGCGGTCGGCCGGCTGACCGGCGTCGACACCGGTAAGGGCCGCTTCCCCGACCCGGTCGAGATCTTCGAGTTCTGCCGCCGGGTGCTGGCCCGCGGCGCCCGGGCGACGGAGCAGGATCTCGCCGGGCGCCATGTCGTCATCAGCGCGGGCGGTACCCGCGAGCCGCTGGATCCCGTCCGCTACCTGGGCAACCGCTCCTCCGGCAAGCAGGGCTACGCGCTCGCCCGTACGGCGGTGGCCCGCGGCGCCCGGGTCACCCTGGTCGCGGGCAACACCGAGCTGCCCGATCCGGCCGGTGTGGACGTGATCCACATCGGTACGGCCCGTCAGCTCCGTGAGGCCGTGCTGAAGGCCGCCGCGGAGGCCGACGCGGTGGTCATGGCCGCCGCGGTCGCCGATTTCCGCCCCGCCGTCTACGCCACCGGCAAGATCAAGAAGGTCGAGGGCCAGGAGCCGGAACCCATTGCCTTGGTGCGAAATCCGGACATCCTCGCCGAGCTCTCCGCCGAGCGGGCCCACCCGGGCCAGCTCGTGGTCGGCTTCGCCGCGGAGACCGACGAGGTGCTCGCCAACGGCCGCGCCAAGCTCGCCCGCAAGGGCTGTGACCTGCTGGTCGTCAACGAGGTCGGCGAGCACAAGGCCTTCGGCTCGGCGGAGAACGAAGCAGTGATCCTCGCCACCGACGGAACCGAGACCCCGGTGCCGTACGGACCCAAGGAAACCCTGGCCGACACGGTCTGGGACCTGGTCGCACCCCGCCTGGCCGAGACTCGTCGCTGA
- the metK gene encoding methionine adenosyltransferase, translating to MSRRLFTSESVTEGHPDKIADQISDTILDALLKEDPTSRVAVETLITTGLVHVAGEVTTKAYADIPNLVRNKILDIGYDSSKKGFDGASCGVSVSIGAQSPDIAQGVDTAYENRVEGDDDELDRQGAGDQGLMFGYACDETPELMPLPINLAHRLSRRLSEVRKNGTIPYLRPDGKTQVTIEYDGHKAVRLDTVVVSSQHASDIDLDSLLAPDIREFVVEHVLNQLVEDGIKLDTDGYRLLVNPTGRFEIGGPMGDAGLTGRKIIIDTYGGMARHGGGAFSGKDPSKVDRSAAYAMRWVAKNVVAAGLAARCEVQVAYAIGKAEPVGLFVETFGTATVDTDKIEQAIGEVFDLRPAAIIRDLDLLRPIYAETAAYGHFGRELEDFTWERTDRVEALKKAAGL from the coding sequence GTGTCCCGCCGCCTGTTCACCTCGGAGTCCGTCACCGAGGGCCACCCCGACAAGATCGCTGACCAGATCAGCGACACCATCCTCGACGCTCTCCTCAAGGAAGACCCGACCTCCCGGGTCGCCGTGGAGACGTTGATCACCACCGGCCTGGTGCACGTGGCCGGCGAGGTGACGACGAAGGCGTACGCCGACATCCCCAACCTCGTCCGCAACAAGATCCTGGACATCGGATACGACTCGTCCAAGAAGGGCTTCGACGGCGCTTCCTGTGGCGTCTCGGTGTCCATCGGCGCGCAGTCCCCGGACATCGCCCAGGGCGTCGACACCGCGTACGAGAACCGCGTCGAGGGCGATGACGACGAGCTGGACAGGCAGGGCGCCGGCGACCAGGGCCTGATGTTCGGCTATGCCTGCGACGAGACCCCGGAGCTGATGCCGCTCCCGATCAACCTCGCGCACCGGCTCTCCCGCCGTCTCTCCGAGGTCCGCAAGAACGGCACCATCCCCTACCTCCGCCCCGACGGCAAGACCCAGGTCACCATCGAGTACGACGGCCACAAGGCCGTCCGCCTCGACACCGTCGTGGTCTCCTCGCAGCACGCCAGCGACATCGACCTCGACTCGCTGCTCGCGCCCGACATCCGCGAGTTCGTCGTCGAGCACGTCCTCAACCAGCTGGTCGAGGACGGCATCAAGCTGGACACCGACGGCTACCGTCTGCTGGTCAACCCGACCGGGCGCTTCGAGATCGGCGGCCCCATGGGTGACGCCGGCCTGACCGGCCGCAAGATCATCATCGACACCTACGGCGGTATGGCCCGCCACGGTGGCGGCGCCTTCTCCGGCAAGGACCCGTCCAAGGTCGACCGCTCGGCCGCCTACGCGATGCGCTGGGTCGCCAAGAACGTCGTCGCCGCCGGCCTCGCGGCCCGCTGCGAGGTCCAGGTCGCCTACGCCATCGGCAAGGCCGAGCCGGTCGGTCTCTTCGTCGAGACCTTCGGCACCGCGACCGTCGACACCGACAAGATCGAGCAGGCCATCGGTGAGGTCTTCGACCTCCGTCCGGCGGCCATCATCCGCGATCTCGACCTGCTCCGTCCCATCTACGCGGAGACCGCCGCGTACGGCCACTTCGGCCGTGAGCTGGAGGACTTCACCTGGGAGCGCACGGACCGGGTGGAGGCGCTGAAGAAGGCCGCGGGGCTGTAA
- the gmk gene encoding guanylate kinase, whose protein sequence is MSSAVSRGTTPAPPARQPRLTVLSGPSGVGKSTVVAHMRKVHPEVWLSVSATTRKPRPGEQHGVHYFFVEDEEFDKLIANGELLEWAEFAGNRYGTPRKAVLDRLESGEPVLLEIDLQGARQVRASMAEAELVFLAPPSWDELVRRLTGRGTEAPEVIERRLAAARVELAAEKEFDVTLVNTSVEDVSRELLALMLNRSGDRNTSG, encoded by the coding sequence ATGAGTTCTGCAGTCTCCCGGGGGACGACCCCCGCGCCCCCGGCCAGACAACCGCGACTGACCGTGCTCTCCGGCCCCTCCGGGGTCGGCAAGAGCACGGTCGTCGCGCATATGCGCAAGGTGCACCCCGAGGTCTGGCTTTCGGTTTCGGCCACCACCCGCAAGCCGCGCCCCGGGGAGCAGCACGGCGTCCATTACTTCTTCGTCGAGGACGAGGAGTTCGACAAGCTCATCGCCAATGGTGAGCTGCTCGAATGGGCCGAGTTCGCGGGCAACCGCTACGGCACCCCCCGCAAGGCGGTGCTGGACCGGCTGGAGTCCGGGGAGCCGGTCCTGCTGGAGATCGATCTGCAGGGCGCCCGCCAGGTCCGCGCCTCCATGGCGGAGGCCGAGCTGGTCTTCCTGGCCCCGCCGAGCTGGGACGAGCTGGTCCGCCGGCTCACCGGACGGGGCACGGAGGCGCCGGAGGTCATCGAGCGCCGGCTGGCCGCCGCCAGGGTTGAGCTGGCAGCGGAGAAAGAGTTCGATGTGACGCTTGTCAACACCTCCGTCGAGGACGTCAGCCGCGAGCTGCTAGCCTTGATGCTGAATCGATCCGGGGACCGGAACACCAGCGGATGA
- the carB gene encoding carbamoyl-phosphate synthase large subunit: protein MPKRTDIQSVLVIGSGPIVIGQAAEFDYSGTQACRVLKSEGLRVILVNSNPATIMTDPEIADATYVEPITPEFVEKIIAKERPDALLPTLGGQTALNTAISLHEAGTLDKYNVELIGANVEAINKGEDRDLFKEVVEAVNRKIGHGESARSVICHSMDDVLAGVDELGGYPVVVRPSFTMGGAGSGFAHDEEELRRIAGQGLTLSPTTEVLLEESILGWKEYELELMRDKNDNVVVVCSIENFDPMGVHTGDSITVAPSMTLTDREYQTLRDIGIAVIREVGVDTGGCNIQFAVNPEDGRVIVIEMNPRVSRSSALASKATGFPIAKIAARLAVGYTLDEIPNDITEKTPASFEPTLDYVVVKVPRFAFEKFPAADATLTTTMKSVGEAMAIGRNFPEALNKALRSLEKKGSQFDFVTEPGDKAALLEKAKVPTDGRINTVMAAIRAGATPQEVFDATKIDPWFVDQLFLVKEIADEIAAAEKLHPEILADAKRYGFSDAQIAAIRGLREDVVREVRHALGVRPVYKTVDTCAAEFAAKTPYFYSSYDEETEVAPREKPAVIILGSGPNRIGQGIEFDYSCVHASFALSDAGYETVMVNCNPETVSTDYDTSDRLYFEPLTLEDVLEIVHAETQAGPVAGVVVQLGGQTPLGLAQALKDNGVPIVGTSPEAIDLAEERGAFGRVLTEAGLPAPKYGTAFSFAEAKQIAAEIGYPVMVRPSYVLGGRGMEIVYDEPSLGEYLTRHAGLIDRHPVLIDRFLDDAIEIDVDALYDGHELYLGGVMEHIEEAGIHSGDSACALPPITLGGFDIKRLRASTEAIAKGVGVRGLINIQFAMAGDILYVLEANPRASRTVPFTSKATAVPLAKAAARISLGATIAELRAEGMLPKAGDGGTLPLDAPISVKEAVMPWSRFRDIHGRGVDTVLGPEMRSTGEVMGIDSVFGTAYAKSQTGAYGALPTKGRAFVSVANRDKRSMIFPARELVAHGFELLATSGTAEVLRRNGINATVVRKQSEGEGPDGERTIVQLIHDGQVDLIVNTPYGTGGRLDGYDIRTAAVARGVPCLTTVQALAAAVQGIEAVSRGDVGVRSLQEHAEHLTAAREE from the coding sequence GTGCCTAAGCGCACCGATATCCAGTCCGTCCTGGTCATCGGCTCCGGCCCGATCGTCATCGGCCAGGCCGCCGAGTTCGACTACTCCGGCACCCAGGCCTGCCGGGTCCTCAAGTCCGAGGGCCTGCGCGTCATCCTGGTGAACTCCAACCCGGCGACGATCATGACCGACCCGGAGATCGCCGACGCCACCTACGTCGAGCCGATCACCCCCGAGTTCGTCGAGAAGATCATCGCGAAGGAGCGCCCGGACGCGCTCCTGCCGACCCTGGGCGGCCAGACCGCCCTCAACACCGCCATCTCCCTCCACGAGGCCGGCACCCTCGACAAGTACAACGTCGAGCTGATCGGCGCGAACGTCGAGGCGATCAACAAGGGCGAGGACCGCGACCTCTTCAAGGAGGTCGTCGAGGCCGTCAACCGCAAGATCGGCCACGGCGAGTCCGCCCGCTCGGTCATCTGCCACTCCATGGACGACGTCCTGGCGGGCGTCGACGAGCTCGGCGGCTACCCCGTCGTCGTCCGTCCCTCCTTCACCATGGGCGGCGCCGGCTCCGGCTTCGCCCACGACGAGGAGGAGCTGCGCCGGATCGCCGGCCAGGGCCTGACGCTCTCGCCGACCACCGAGGTGCTCCTGGAGGAGTCCATCCTCGGCTGGAAGGAGTACGAGCTGGAGCTGATGCGCGACAAGAACGACAACGTCGTGGTCGTCTGCTCCATCGAGAACTTCGACCCGATGGGTGTGCACACCGGCGACTCGATCACCGTCGCGCCGTCGATGACGCTCACCGACCGGGAGTACCAGACCCTGCGGGACATCGGCATCGCGGTGATCCGCGAGGTCGGCGTGGACACCGGCGGCTGCAACATCCAGTTCGCGGTCAACCCCGAGGACGGCCGGGTCATCGTCATCGAGATGAACCCGCGGGTCTCCCGCTCGTCGGCCCTGGCCTCCAAGGCCACCGGCTTCCCGATCGCGAAGATCGCCGCCCGGCTCGCCGTCGGCTACACCCTCGACGAGATCCCCAACGACATCACCGAGAAGACCCCGGCGTCCTTCGAGCCGACCCTCGACTATGTCGTCGTCAAGGTGCCGCGCTTCGCCTTCGAGAAGTTCCCGGCCGCCGACGCCACGCTCACCACGACCATGAAGTCGGTCGGCGAGGCCATGGCCATCGGCCGTAACTTCCCCGAGGCGCTCAACAAGGCCCTGCGCTCCCTGGAGAAGAAGGGCAGCCAGTTCGACTTCGTCACCGAGCCGGGCGACAAGGCCGCGCTGCTGGAGAAGGCCAAGGTCCCGACCGACGGCCGGATCAACACCGTCATGGCGGCGATCCGGGCCGGTGCCACGCCCCAGGAGGTCTTCGACGCCACGAAGATCGACCCCTGGTTCGTCGACCAGCTCTTCCTCGTCAAGGAGATCGCGGACGAGATCGCGGCCGCCGAGAAGCTCCATCCGGAGATCCTTGCGGACGCAAAGCGCTACGGCTTCTCCGACGCCCAGATCGCCGCGATCCGCGGGCTGCGCGAGGACGTCGTCCGCGAGGTCCGGCACGCCCTCGGTGTCCGCCCGGTCTACAAGACGGTCGACACCTGCGCCGCCGAATTCGCCGCGAAGACGCCGTACTTCTACTCCTCCTACGACGAGGAGACCGAGGTCGCGCCCCGCGAGAAGCCGGCCGTGATCATCCTCGGCTCCGGCCCCAACCGCATCGGCCAGGGCATCGAGTTCGACTACTCCTGCGTCCACGCCTCGTTCGCGCTCAGCGACGCCGGCTACGAGACCGTGATGGTCAACTGCAACCCGGAGACCGTCTCGACGGACTACGACACCTCCGACCGCCTGTACTTCGAGCCGCTGACGCTGGAAGACGTCCTGGAGATCGTGCACGCCGAGACCCAGGCCGGCCCGGTCGCCGGTGTCGTCGTCCAGCTCGGCGGGCAGACCCCGCTGGGCCTGGCGCAGGCGCTCAAGGACAACGGTGTGCCGATCGTCGGCACCTCGCCCGAGGCGATCGACCTCGCCGAGGAGCGCGGCGCCTTCGGCCGGGTGCTGACCGAGGCCGGACTGCCGGCCCCCAAGTACGGCACCGCCTTCTCCTTCGCCGAGGCCAAGCAGATCGCCGCCGAGATCGGCTACCCGGTCATGGTCCGCCCGTCCTACGTGCTCGGCGGCCGCGGTATGGAGATCGTCTACGACGAGCCCTCGCTGGGGGAGTACCTCACCCGGCACGCCGGCCTGATCGACCGGCACCCGGTCCTCATCGACCGGTTCCTCGACGACGCCATAGAGATCGACGTCGACGCGCTCTACGACGGCCATGAGCTCTACCTCGGCGGCGTCATGGAGCACATCGAGGAGGCCGGTATCCACTCCGGCGACTCCGCCTGCGCGCTGCCCCCGATCACCCTCGGCGGCTTCGACATCAAGCGGCTGCGGGCATCGACGGAGGCCATCGCCAAGGGCGTCGGCGTCCGCGGACTGATCAACATCCAGTTCGCGATGGCCGGGGACATCCTCTACGTCCTGGAGGCCAACCCCCGCGCCTCTCGTACGGTGCCCTTCACCTCGAAGGCCACCGCCGTGCCGCTGGCCAAGGCCGCCGCCCGGATCTCGCTCGGCGCCACCATCGCCGAGCTGCGCGCCGAGGGCATGCTGCCGAAGGCCGGTGACGGCGGCACCCTGCCGCTGGACGCGCCGATCTCCGTCAAGGAGGCCGTGATGCCCTGGTCGCGGTTCCGCGACATCCACGGCCGCGGTGTGGACACCGTCCTGGGCCCGGAGATGCGCTCCACCGGCGAGGTCATGGGCATCGACTCGGTCTTCGGCACCGCCTACGCCAAGTCGCAGACCGGCGCCTACGGGGCGCTGCCCACCAAGGGCCGCGCGTTCGTCTCCGTCGCCAACCGCGACAAGCGCTCGATGATCTTCCCGGCCCGTGAGCTGGTCGCCCACGGCTTCGAGCTGCTCGCCACCTCCGGCACCGCCGAGGTGCTGCGCCGCAACGGCATCAACGCCACCGTGGTGCGCAAGCAGTCCGAGGGCGAGGGGCCGGACGGCGAGAGGACCATCGTCCAGCTGATCCACGACGGCCAGGTCGACCTGATCGTCAACACCCCCTACGGCACCGGCGGCCGGCTCGACGGCTACGACATCCGTACCGCCGCCGTCGCCCGCGGCGTCCCCTGCCTGACCACGGTCCAGGCGCTGGCCGCCGCCGTCCAGGGCATCGAGGCCGTGTCCCGCGGAGACGTGGGCGTGCGTTCCCTCCAGGAACACGCCGAACATCTCACCGCGGCCCGCGAGGAGTAG
- a CDS encoding integration host factor, with protein sequence MALPPLTPEQRAAALEKAAAARRERAEVKNRLKHSGASLHEVIKQGQENDVIGKMKVSALLESLPGVGKVRAKQIMERLGISESRRVRGLGSNQIASLEREFGSTAS encoded by the coding sequence GTGGCTCTTCCGCCCCTTACCCCTGAACAGCGCGCAGCCGCGCTCGAGAAGGCCGCCGCGGCTCGCCGGGAGCGCGCCGAGGTCAAGAATCGGCTCAAGCACTCCGGTGCTTCCCTCCATGAGGTCATCAAGCAGGGCCAGGAGAACGACGTCATCGGCAAGATGAAGGTCTCCGCCCTCTTGGAGTCCCTGCCGGGCGTCGGCAAGGTCCGCGCCAAGCAGATCATGGAGCGGCTCGGCATCTCCGAAAGCCGCCGTGTCCGGGGTCTTGGCTCCAACCAGATCGCGTCGCTGGAGCGCGAGTTCGGCAGCACCGCTTCCTGA